Proteins encoded within one genomic window of Atribacterota bacterium:
- the coaBC gene encoding bifunctional phosphopantothenoylcysteine decarboxylase/phosphopantothenate--cysteine ligase CoaBC translates to MFEEKEKENNKKINIVIGITGGIAAYKSAELIRLLKKEGHSIKVMMTNNAERFITPLTLAVLSENRVYTELFSVNREEEEIRHISLAQWADLIIIAPATANTIAKMANGMADDILTSTVLAFPGKVYLAPAMNTVMINNSIYQDNVKYLTEKGYYFINAETGNLACGDYGDGRMAEPVHIVNFIKGQINRKNNLKDKKILISASATREPIDRVRFITNYSTGKMGFALAETAVNYGADVTLITGPTCLQDPPGARTIHVITAEEMRKQVMNYFMDSDVFISAAAVADFKPVKQYSGKIKKEGQETFTVKLAKNIDILKEAGEKKTNQILVGFAAEAQDLLENALTKLKTKKLDYIIANDITRKDSGFGTNTNKVIIIDNEGEKKDLPLMSKHKLAEHILNIIEIKLSNRHNGMLL, encoded by the coding sequence ATGTTTGAAGAAAAAGAAAAAGAAAATAATAAAAAAATAAATATTGTTATTGGAATAACAGGTGGAATAGCAGCTTATAAGAGTGCTGAATTAATACGATTATTAAAAAAAGAAGGGCACAGCATTAAGGTAATGATGACCAACAACGCAGAGCGTTTTATTACGCCCCTTACCCTGGCGGTTTTAAGTGAAAACAGGGTATATACTGAGTTGTTTTCTGTTAACAGGGAAGAGGAGGAAATCCGGCATATCTCACTGGCTCAATGGGCTGATTTGATAATCATTGCTCCTGCTACGGCAAATACTATTGCCAAAATGGCTAACGGGATGGCAGATGATATATTAACCTCAACTGTATTGGCTTTTCCGGGAAAAGTATACCTGGCTCCTGCAATGAATACTGTAATGATAAATAACTCTATTTATCAGGATAATGTCAAATACTTAACAGAAAAGGGATATTACTTTATTAATGCAGAAACAGGCAATCTGGCTTGCGGGGATTACGGAGATGGGCGTATGGCTGAACCTGTTCACATAGTAAATTTTATAAAAGGGCAAATTAACAGAAAGAATAATTTAAAAGATAAAAAAATATTAATATCAGCCTCTGCAACAAGAGAACCGATTGACAGGGTAAGGTTTATAACAAATTATTCTACCGGCAAGATGGGATTTGCCTTAGCTGAGACAGCTGTAAACTATGGTGCAGATGTAACACTTATTACCGGTCCTACCTGTTTACAGGATCCTCCTGGAGCCAGGACAATCCATGTTATTACAGCAGAAGAGATGAGAAAACAGGTAATGAATTATTTTATGGATTCAGATGTATTTATATCAGCAGCCGCTGTAGCAGATTTTAAACCTGTTAAACAGTATTCCGGAAAAATTAAAAAAGAAGGGCAGGAAACATTTACTGTTAAGCTTGCAAAGAATATCGATATTTTGAAAGAGGCAGGAGAGAAAAAAACAAACCAGATATTAGTAGGGTTCGCTGCTGAAGCCCAGGATTTGCTGGAGAATGCGTTAACAAAATTAAAAACAAAAAAGTTAGACTATATCATAGCTAATGATATAACCCGAAAAGACAGTGGATTTGGAACTAATACCAATAAAGTTATAATTATTGACAATGAAGGTGAGAAAAAGGATTTACCACTGATGTCCAAGCACAAGTTAGCTGAACATATTCTTAATATTATAGAAATAAAACTTAGCAACCGACATAATGGTATGTTGTTGTAA
- a CDS encoding YicC family protein, producing the protein MTKSMTGFGMGESVINGITSKTEIKSVNNRYCDIKVRMPIQSLDVLQKIENIIQKRISRGSINVLIKSESSNDNISSIQLNEELLKSYLNSLHRLKEISKINDEINLESLLRFKEIFDFKKEEENDDLWKSIKVSLEKALDNLIICREEEGNKLIDDILKRIEKMKTVVNQIEKDKDECLLEYQEKLKQRIQQIGQDVTLDQGRLEMEVSILAQKSDISEEITRLKCHFNQLKRLTKNVTPIGRKLEFYTQEIGREINTMGAKSNHKGISSKIIRIKDELEKIKEQSRNIE; encoded by the coding sequence TTGACAAAGAGCATGACTGGCTTTGGGATGGGAGAATCAGTAATAAACGGTATTACTTCCAAGACTGAAATAAAATCAGTAAATAATCGCTATTGTGATATTAAAGTAAGGATGCCAATTCAATCACTGGATGTTCTGCAAAAAATTGAAAATATTATTCAGAAAAGGATTAGCAGGGGAAGTATAAATGTATTGATAAAATCTGAATCTTCTAATGATAATATCAGTAGTATACAACTTAATGAAGAATTGCTAAAATCATACCTGAATTCTTTACACAGGTTAAAAGAAATCAGTAAAATCAATGATGAGATTAATTTGGAATCACTGTTGCGTTTTAAGGAGATTTTTGATTTTAAAAAAGAAGAAGAAAATGATGATTTATGGAAATCAATAAAAGTATCTCTGGAAAAAGCACTGGACAATCTGATAATATGCCGGGAAGAAGAGGGAAATAAGCTGATTGATGATATTCTGAAAAGAATTGAAAAAATGAAAACAGTTGTTAATCAAATAGAAAAAGATAAAGATGAGTGCCTTTTGGAGTACCAGGAGAAATTAAAACAAAGAATTCAGCAAATTGGCCAGGATGTTACTCTTGACCAGGGTAGACTGGAAATGGAAGTCTCTATTTTAGCTCAGAAGAGTGATATCTCTGAAGAAATTACCAGGCTTAAATGTCATTTTAACCAATTAAAAAGACTTACAAAAAATGTAACTCCTATTGGTAGAAAGTTAGAATTTTATACCCAGGAAATAGGCAGGGAGATAAATACAATGGGTGCCAAATCTAACCATAAAGGCATATCATCAAAAATAATTAGAATAAAAGATGAATTAGAAAAAATAAAGGAGCAGTCAAGAAATATTGAATAA
- the gmk gene encoding guanylate kinase, translating to MKKKTGHLFVISGPSGVGKGTLREKLFQQISNLSYSVSVTTRKPRRDEEEGRDYYFVNEETFKQYIKDEKFAEWALVHGEYKGTLLNTIKQNLEQGKDLVLEIDVQGALQLKEKFPQGIFIFIAPPSWEKLEKRLRGRNTEDEEILQKRLNNAHSELKQIKHYDYLVINNHLLEALKELKCIIIAERCRVRDGLSDFKL from the coding sequence ATGAAAAAAAAGACTGGACATTTATTTGTAATATCCGGACCATCCGGAGTAGGTAAAGGAACTTTGAGAGAAAAACTATTTCAGCAGATATCCAATCTATCTTATTCTGTTTCAGTCACAACCAGGAAACCAAGAAGAGATGAAGAAGAGGGCAGGGATTATTATTTTGTCAATGAGGAGACCTTTAAACAGTATATAAAGGATGAGAAATTTGCTGAGTGGGCATTGGTTCATGGTGAGTATAAAGGAACTTTGCTAAATACTATTAAACAAAATTTGGAACAGGGGAAAGATCTTGTTTTAGAAATTGATGTACAGGGAGCTCTGCAGCTTAAAGAGAAATTTCCGCAGGGAATATTTATATTTATTGCGCCTCCTTCCTGGGAAAAGCTGGAAAAAAGGTTAAGAGGTAGAAATACTGAAGACGAGGAAATCCTTCAAAAAAGGCTTAATAATGCCCATTCTGAGCTAAAACAGATAAAACACTATGATTATCTGGTAATTAATAATCACCTCCTCGAGGCATTAAAGGAACTGAAGTGCATTATAATTGCCGAAAGGTGCAGGGTAAGAGATGGGCTGTCTGATTTTAAATTATGA
- a CDS encoding DUF370 domain-containing protein, with protein sequence MFMMNIGFGNFVNSNRVIAILDPDSAPMKRLREEAKQEKKLINATYGRRTRSILITDSNQVILSALQPETIINRLASYQKKDNND encoded by the coding sequence ATGTTTATGATGAATATAGGTTTTGGAAATTTTGTTAATTCAAATCGGGTGATAGCTATCCTGGACCCTGATTCTGCCCCGATGAAAAGATTGCGGGAAGAAGCAAAACAAGAAAAAAAACTGATTAATGCAACTTATGGCCGCAGGACTCGCTCTATTCTGATAACAGACAGCAACCAGGTTATCTTATCAGCATTACAGCCTGAAACTATTATTAACCGGTTAGCCAGTTATCAGAAAAAAGATAACAATGACTGA